From Phycodurus eques isolate BA_2022a chromosome 13, UOR_Pequ_1.1, whole genome shotgun sequence, a single genomic window includes:
- the kcnmb2a gene encoding calcium-activated potassium channel subunit beta-2, translating into MHQRSFQQSPCSISVSKGGQGSSRKMFFVAGAKNTASSGVNERRLIYQKFREVNLLGKKKTVTALKPGEDRAILLGIGMILSSVMMYFVLGITILRSYAESAWTEEGLCVVLNSTITADINCSYNCGSDCWRVSKYPCLQVYVNVNNTGRISRLSHNEETQDASLECFYVPRCQKDSAQMYTMIMNISERLKVNQQVPCYYDPSEQQETVLLTRLYDHSVIFHSLMWPSCIFVGGALIIVMVKLTQYLSRLCVEIGKIKR; encoded by the exons ATGCACCAAAG GTCTTTCCAGCAATCTCCTTGTTCCATTTCAGTGAGTAAAGGAGGACAAGGGTCATCAAGAAAGATGTTCTTTGTGGCCGGGGCTAAAAATACAGCATCAAGTGGCGTAAATGAAAGGAG GTTAATTTATCAGAAATTCCGTGAGGTTAATTTACTGGGCAAGAAAAAGACAGTGACAGCGCTCAAGCCCGGTGAAGATCGAGCTATTCTCCTGGGTATTGGAATGATCCTCTCCTCCGTCATGATGTACTTTGTGCTTGGGATCACTATATTACGCTCATATGCAGAAAG TGCGTGGACAGAAGAGGGTCTGTGTGTTGTTCTCAACTCCACCATCACAGCAGACATTAACTGTTCCTACAACTGTGGCTCAGACTGCTGGAGAGTCTCCAAATACCCCTGTCTGCAGGTCTATGTGAACGTCAATAACACAGGCCGCATCAGTCGATTATCTCACAATGAAGAGACACAGGATGCCAGCTTGGAA TGTTTCTATGTGCCGAGATGCCAGAAGGACAGCGCCCAAATGTACACCATGATCATGAACATCTCCGAGCGTCTGAAGGTCAACCAGCAGGTTCCCTGCTACTATGACCCCAGCGAGCAGCAGGAGACGGTTCTTCTGACTCGGCTCTATGACCACAGCGTCATCTTCCACTCGCTGATGTGGCCCTCGTGCATATTTGTTGGAGGGGCCCTCATAATTGTGATGGTCAAACTCACACAGTACCTCTCCAGACTGTGCGTAGAAATCGGGAAGATCAAGAGGTGA
- the LOC133411165 gene encoding phosphatidylinositol 4,5-bisphosphate 3-kinase catalytic subunit alpha isoform isoform X1 produces the protein MPPRPSSGELWGMHLMPPSIKVDCLLPNGMILTLECLREATLITVKHELFKEARKYPLYHLLQEESSYIFVSVTQEAEREEFYDETRRLCDLRLFQAFLKVIEPVGNREEKILNREIGFAIGMPICEFDLVKDTEVQDFRRNILNVCKEAVDLRDCNGPHSRALYVYPPNVESSAELPRHIYNKLDKGQIIVVIWVIVSPSNDKQKYTLKINHDCVPEQVIAEAIRKKTRSMLLSQEQLKMCVQEYQGKYILKVCGCDEYLLEKYPLSQYKYVRSCIMLGRMPNLMLMAKDSLYSQLPMDNFTMPSYARRISTATPYMNGETSAKSLWTINGALRIRVLCATYVNVNIRDIDKIYVRTGIYHGGEQLCDNVNTQRVPCSNPRWNEWLNYDMYIPDIPRAARLCLSICSVKGRKGAKEEHCPLAWGNINLFDYTHTLVAGKMALNLWPVPHGLEDLLNPIGVSGSNPNKETPCLELEFDHFSSPVKFPDMTVIEDHANWNISRELGFNYCPTGLSNRVARDNPFTDSDNEQLRQVCNRDPLSEITEQEKDFLWRHRHYCVNMPDILPKILLAVKWNSRDEVAQMYCLLKDWPAIKPEQAMELLDCNFPDPMIRDFAVKCLEKYLTDDKLSQYLIQLVQVLKYEQYLDNPLGRFLLKKALTNQRIGHFFFWHLKSEMHNKTVSQRFGLLLESYCRACGMYLKHLSRQVEAMEKLINLTDLLKQEKKDEAQKVQMKFLVEQMRRPDYMDALQSFTSPLNPAHQLGNLRLEECRMMSSAKRPLWLNWENPDMMSELLFQNNEIIFKNGDDLRQDMLTLQIIRIMENIWQNQGLDLRMLPYGCLSIGDCVGLIEVVRNSHTIMQIQCKGGLKGALQFNSHTLHQWLKDKNKGEMYDQAVDLFTRSCAGYCVATFILGIGDRHNSNIMVKDDGQLFHIDFGHFLDHKKKKFGYKRERVPFVLTQDFLIVISKGTQECTKTREFERFQEMCYKAYLAIRQHANLFINLFSMMLGSGMPELQSFDDIAYIRKTLALDKTEQEALDYFMKQMNDAHHGGWTTKMDWIFHTIRQHAMN, from the exons ATGCCTCCCAGGCCATCCTCGGGAGAACTATGGGGGATGCACTTGATGCCACCCAGCATCAAAGTGGACTGCCTCCTGCCGAATGGCATGATCCTCACATTGGAGTGCCTTCGTGAGGCCACGCTGATCACAGTGAAGCACGAGCTTTTCAAAGAAGCCCGGAAATACCCTCTTTACCATCTGCTGCAAGAGGAGAGCTCCTACATCTTTGTCAGTGTCACCCAGGAGGCAGAACGAGAGGAGTTTTATGATGAAACCAGAAGGTTATGTGACCTCAGACTCTTCCAGGCCTTCCTCAAAGTCATTGAGCCTGTAGGAAACAGAGAAGAGAAGATTCTCAATCGAGAAATAG GTTTCGCTATTGGGATGCCCATATGCGAGTTCGATTTGGTTAAAGATACGGAAGTGCAGGACTTCAGAAggaacattttgaatgtttgCAAAGAGGCAGTAGACCTTAGAGACTGTAATGGACCCCACAGTAGAGCCTTGTACGTCTACCCCCCCAATGTGGAATCCTCAGCAGAATTGCCCAGGCACATCTATAACAAACTAGATAAAG GTCAAATAATTGTGGTAATATGGGTTATTGTGTCACCCAGCAATGACAAGCAGAAGTACACTTTGAAGATCAACCACGACTGTGTGCCAGAGCAGGTTATCGCTGAGGCCATCCGCAAGAAGACGCGCAGTATGCTCCTCTCCCAGGAGCAGTTAAAGATGTGTGTGCAGGAGTATCAAGGGAAGTACATCCTCAAAGTCTGTGGTTGTGACGAGTACTTACTGGAGAAATACCCTCTGAGTCAGTACAAG TATGTGCGGAGCTGCATCATGTTGGGACGAATGCCTAACTTGATGCTGATGGCAAAAGACAGTCTATATTCCCAACTGCCAATGGACAATTTCACCATGCCGTCATACGCGAGACGAATATCCACAGCAACACCTTACATGAATGGGGAAACATCCGCAAAGTCTCTATGGACTATCAACGGAGCACTAAGGATCAGGGTGCTCTGTGCCACTTATGTCAATGTCAATATCAGAGACATAGACAAG ATCTACGTCAGGACGGGGATATACCACGGTGGAGAGCAGTTGTGTGACAATGTCAACACCCAGCGCGTGCCTTGTTCAAATCCCAG GTGGAATGAGTGGCTCAACTATGACATGTACATTCCAGACATCCCACGTGCTGCCCGCCTCTGCCTATCCATCTGTTCGGTTAAAGGGAGGAAGGGAGCAAAAGAG GAGCACTGTCCTCTGGCCTGGGGCAACATCAACCTGTTTGACTACACTCATACACTAGTAGCAGGGAAGATGGCGCTCAACCTCTGGCCCGTTCCACACGGCCTGGAAGATCTGCTCAACCCCATCGGTGTCTCGGGCTCAAACCCCAACAAG GAAACCCCTTGTCTGGAGTTGGAGTTTGACCATTTTAGCTCTCCAGTCAAGTTCCCTGATATGACCGTTATTGAGGATCATGCAAACTGGAATATTTCCAGAGAGCTTGGCTTTAATTACTGCCCTACTGGTTTG AGTAACAGAGTGGCCCGAGACAACCCCTTTACAGACAGCGACAATGAGCAGCTTCGACAAGTGTGTAACCGGGACCCGTTGTCTGAGATCACTGAGCAGGAGAAAGACTTTCTATGGAGGCACAG ACATTATTGTGTCAACATGCCTGACATCCTTCCCAAGATCCTGCTTGCTGTGAAATGGAACTCCAGAGATGAAGTTGCACAG ATGTATTGCCTTCTGAAGGATTGGCCTGCTATCAAGCCAGAACAAGCCATGGAGTTGCTGGATTGCAACTTTCCCGATCCCATGATTAGAGATTTTGCTGTAAAGTGCCTTGAGAAATATTTAACTGATGACAAACTGTCACAGTACCTCATTCAACTGGTTCAG GTTCTAAAGTATGAGCAGTACCTTGATAATCCACTTGGCCGTTTCCTGCTGAAAAAGGCattaaccaatcagaggatagGACATTTCTTCTTCTGGCATTTAAA ATCAGAAATGCACAACAAGACGGTGAGCCAGAGGTTTGGACTCCTGCTGGAGTCGTACTGCCGGGCCTGTGGCATGTACCTGAAACACCTGAGCCGGCAGgtggaggccatggagaaactCATCAATCTCACTGACCTCCTCAAACAGGAGAAAAAGGATGAAGCACAGAAG GTTCAAATGAAATTTCTGGTTGAGCAGATGAGGAGGCCAGACTATATGGATGCACTGCAGAGCTTCACTTCCCCTCTGAATCCAGCACATCAGCTGGGAAACCTCCG TCTGGAAGAATGTCGGATGATGTCATCTGCCAAGCGACCTCTGTGGCTTAATTGGGAAAATCCAGATATGATGTCAGAGCTCCTGTTTCAGAACAACGAAATCATCTTCAAAAACGGAGATG ATCTGAGGCAAGACATGCTGACGCTGCAGATCATTAGGATAATGGAGAACATCTGGCAGAACCAAGGCCTTGATCTCAG gatGCTCCCCTACGGTTGTCTGTCCATCGGTGACTGCGTTGGTTTAATTGAGGTGGTGAGGAATTCTCACACCATCATGCAGATCCAGTGTAAAGGAGGCCTAAAGGGGGCGCTGCAGTTCAACAGCCACACGCTGCATCAGTGGCTCAAGGATAAGAACAAGGGCGAGAT gtATGACCAAGCCGTAGATTTGTTCACGCGGTCATGCGCAGGCTATTGTGTCGCCACATTTATCCTGGGCATAGGGGATAGACACAATAGCAACATCATGGTTAAAGATGATGGACAG ctgttCCACAtagattttggccatttccttgACCACAAAAAGAAGAAGTTTGGATACAAGAGAGAGCGTGTGCCCTTTGTTCTGACACAAGACTTCTTGATCGTCATTAGCAAAGGAACTCAAGAGTGTACCAAGACAAGAGAATTTGAAAG GTTCCAGGAGATGTGCTACAAGGCATACCTGGCCATCCGGCAGCACGCCAACCTTTTCATCAACCTCTTCTCCATGATGCTGGGCTCGGGGATGCCAGAGTTGCAGTCGTTTGATGACATCGCTTACATCCGAAAGACCTTGGCCCTGGACAAGACAGAGCAGGAGGCTCTCGACTATTTCATGAAGCAGATGAACGACGCTCACCATGGCGGCTGGACTACTAAAATGGACTGGATCTTTCACACCATCCGCCAGCACGCCATGAACTGA
- the LOC133411165 gene encoding phosphatidylinositol 4,5-bisphosphate 3-kinase catalytic subunit alpha isoform isoform X2, producing the protein MPPRPSSGELWGMHLMPPSIKVDCLLPNGMILTLECLREATLITVKHELFKEARKYPLYHLLQEESSYIFVSVTQEAEREEFYDETRRLCDLRLFQAFLKVIEPVGNREEKILNREIGFAIGMPICEFDLVKDTEVQDFRRNILNVCKEAVDLRDCNGPHSRALYVYPPNVESSAELPRHIYNKLDKGQIIVVIWVIVSPSNDKQKYTLKINHDCVPEQVIAEAIRKKTRSMLLSQEQLKMCVQEYQGKYILKVCGCDEYLLEKYPLSQYKYVRSCIMLGRMPNLMLMAKDSLYSQLPMDNFTMPSYARRISTATPYMNGETSAKSLWTINGALRIRVLCATYVNVNIRDIDKIYVRTGIYHGGEQLCDNVNTQRVPCSNPRWNEWLNYDMYIPDIPRAARLCLSICSVKGRKGAKEEHCPLAWGNINLFDYTHTLVAGKMALNLWPVPHGLEDLLNPIGVSGSNPNKETPCLELEFDHFSSPVKFPDMTVIEDHANWNISRELGFNYCPTGLSNRVARDNPFTDSDNEQLRQVCNRDPLSEITEQEKDFLWRHRHYCVNMPDILPKILLAVKWNSRDEVAQMYCLLKDWPAIKPEQAMELLDCNFPDPMIRDFAVKCLEKYLTDDKLSQYLIQLVQVLKYEQYLDNPLGRFLLKKALTNQRIGHFFFWHLKSEMHNKTVSQRFGLLLESYCRACGMYLKHLSRQVEAMEKLINLTDLLKQEKKDEAQKVQMKFLVEQMRRPDYMDALQSFTSPLNPAHQLGNLRLEECRMMSSAKRPLWLNWENPDMMSELLFQNNEIIFKNGDDLRQDMLTLQIIRIMENIWQNQGLDLRMLPYGCLSIGDCVGLIEVVRNSHTIMQIQCKGGLKGALQFNSHTLHQWLKDKNKGEICST; encoded by the exons ATGCCTCCCAGGCCATCCTCGGGAGAACTATGGGGGATGCACTTGATGCCACCCAGCATCAAAGTGGACTGCCTCCTGCCGAATGGCATGATCCTCACATTGGAGTGCCTTCGTGAGGCCACGCTGATCACAGTGAAGCACGAGCTTTTCAAAGAAGCCCGGAAATACCCTCTTTACCATCTGCTGCAAGAGGAGAGCTCCTACATCTTTGTCAGTGTCACCCAGGAGGCAGAACGAGAGGAGTTTTATGATGAAACCAGAAGGTTATGTGACCTCAGACTCTTCCAGGCCTTCCTCAAAGTCATTGAGCCTGTAGGAAACAGAGAAGAGAAGATTCTCAATCGAGAAATAG GTTTCGCTATTGGGATGCCCATATGCGAGTTCGATTTGGTTAAAGATACGGAAGTGCAGGACTTCAGAAggaacattttgaatgtttgCAAAGAGGCAGTAGACCTTAGAGACTGTAATGGACCCCACAGTAGAGCCTTGTACGTCTACCCCCCCAATGTGGAATCCTCAGCAGAATTGCCCAGGCACATCTATAACAAACTAGATAAAG GTCAAATAATTGTGGTAATATGGGTTATTGTGTCACCCAGCAATGACAAGCAGAAGTACACTTTGAAGATCAACCACGACTGTGTGCCAGAGCAGGTTATCGCTGAGGCCATCCGCAAGAAGACGCGCAGTATGCTCCTCTCCCAGGAGCAGTTAAAGATGTGTGTGCAGGAGTATCAAGGGAAGTACATCCTCAAAGTCTGTGGTTGTGACGAGTACTTACTGGAGAAATACCCTCTGAGTCAGTACAAG TATGTGCGGAGCTGCATCATGTTGGGACGAATGCCTAACTTGATGCTGATGGCAAAAGACAGTCTATATTCCCAACTGCCAATGGACAATTTCACCATGCCGTCATACGCGAGACGAATATCCACAGCAACACCTTACATGAATGGGGAAACATCCGCAAAGTCTCTATGGACTATCAACGGAGCACTAAGGATCAGGGTGCTCTGTGCCACTTATGTCAATGTCAATATCAGAGACATAGACAAG ATCTACGTCAGGACGGGGATATACCACGGTGGAGAGCAGTTGTGTGACAATGTCAACACCCAGCGCGTGCCTTGTTCAAATCCCAG GTGGAATGAGTGGCTCAACTATGACATGTACATTCCAGACATCCCACGTGCTGCCCGCCTCTGCCTATCCATCTGTTCGGTTAAAGGGAGGAAGGGAGCAAAAGAG GAGCACTGTCCTCTGGCCTGGGGCAACATCAACCTGTTTGACTACACTCATACACTAGTAGCAGGGAAGATGGCGCTCAACCTCTGGCCCGTTCCACACGGCCTGGAAGATCTGCTCAACCCCATCGGTGTCTCGGGCTCAAACCCCAACAAG GAAACCCCTTGTCTGGAGTTGGAGTTTGACCATTTTAGCTCTCCAGTCAAGTTCCCTGATATGACCGTTATTGAGGATCATGCAAACTGGAATATTTCCAGAGAGCTTGGCTTTAATTACTGCCCTACTGGTTTG AGTAACAGAGTGGCCCGAGACAACCCCTTTACAGACAGCGACAATGAGCAGCTTCGACAAGTGTGTAACCGGGACCCGTTGTCTGAGATCACTGAGCAGGAGAAAGACTTTCTATGGAGGCACAG ACATTATTGTGTCAACATGCCTGACATCCTTCCCAAGATCCTGCTTGCTGTGAAATGGAACTCCAGAGATGAAGTTGCACAG ATGTATTGCCTTCTGAAGGATTGGCCTGCTATCAAGCCAGAACAAGCCATGGAGTTGCTGGATTGCAACTTTCCCGATCCCATGATTAGAGATTTTGCTGTAAAGTGCCTTGAGAAATATTTAACTGATGACAAACTGTCACAGTACCTCATTCAACTGGTTCAG GTTCTAAAGTATGAGCAGTACCTTGATAATCCACTTGGCCGTTTCCTGCTGAAAAAGGCattaaccaatcagaggatagGACATTTCTTCTTCTGGCATTTAAA ATCAGAAATGCACAACAAGACGGTGAGCCAGAGGTTTGGACTCCTGCTGGAGTCGTACTGCCGGGCCTGTGGCATGTACCTGAAACACCTGAGCCGGCAGgtggaggccatggagaaactCATCAATCTCACTGACCTCCTCAAACAGGAGAAAAAGGATGAAGCACAGAAG GTTCAAATGAAATTTCTGGTTGAGCAGATGAGGAGGCCAGACTATATGGATGCACTGCAGAGCTTCACTTCCCCTCTGAATCCAGCACATCAGCTGGGAAACCTCCG TCTGGAAGAATGTCGGATGATGTCATCTGCCAAGCGACCTCTGTGGCTTAATTGGGAAAATCCAGATATGATGTCAGAGCTCCTGTTTCAGAACAACGAAATCATCTTCAAAAACGGAGATG ATCTGAGGCAAGACATGCTGACGCTGCAGATCATTAGGATAATGGAGAACATCTGGCAGAACCAAGGCCTTGATCTCAG gatGCTCCCCTACGGTTGTCTGTCCATCGGTGACTGCGTTGGTTTAATTGAGGTGGTGAGGAATTCTCACACCATCATGCAGATCCAGTGTAAAGGAGGCCTAAAGGGGGCGCTGCAGTTCAACAGCCACACGCTGCATCAGTGGCTCAAGGATAAGAACAAGGGCGAGAT ctgttCCACAtag